A stretch of DNA from Streptomyces venezuelae:
GGGACTCCTCGACGGTGATGACGCCTTCCTTGCCGACCTTGTCCATGGCCTCGGCGATGAGCTCGCCGATCTGGGTGTCGGCGGCGGAGATGGAGGCCGTGGAAGCGATCTGCTCCTTGGTCTCGACATCCTTCGCCTGCTCCAGCAGGGCGCCGGAGACGGCCTCGACGGCCTTCTCGATGCCGCGCTTGAGGGCCATCGGGTTGGCGCCGGCGGCCACGTTGCGCAGGCCCTCGCGGACCAGCGCCTGGGCGAGGACGGTCGCGGTGGTCGTACCGTCACCGGCGACGTCGTCCGTCTTCTTGGCGACTTCCTTGACCAGCTCGGCGCCGATCTTCTCGTACGGGTCCTCGAGCTCGATCTCCTTGGCGATGGAAACACCATCGTTGGTGATCGTGGGCGCGCCCCACTTCTTCTCGAGGACGACGTTGCGACCCTTGGGGCCAAGGGTGACCTTGACGGCGTCGGCGAGCTGGTTCATGCCGCGCTCGAGACCGCGCCGGGCCTCCTCGTCGAACGCGATGATCTTGGCCATGTGAAGTGGTCCTCCCGGACGGGGTGGATTGCTCCGGACCGCGCTGGCGCCCGCGACGGACGGCCTGCGTGCCGCGACGGTTCCTTCCCGCCGGACACTGCGGGCCTCACCGACCCGGTCCTCGTCTATGTAGCACTCTCACCGGGAGAGTGCTAACGCCAATGATTAGCACTCGACCCCCGCGAGTGCAAGCGGCTTCGGGCAAGGACCGGACAGCGTCGCGCTGCGGCGCAGGTCAACGCGAGAGGGGCCCGCATCCCTGTCCGGAATGTGGGCCCCTCGCGTGTACGCGTGCGTACGTCTCGCGCGTACGTGTGACGTGTCGGTGGTCGACGTCCTGGTCAGACCGCGAGCTTGACCATGTCCGCCTGCGGACCCTTCTGGCCCTGCGAGATCTCGAACTCGACCCGCTGACCCTCTTCAAGGGTGCGGTATCCGTCCATCTGGATGGCGCTGTAGTGGACGAACACATCCGCACCACCGTCGACCGCGATGAAGCCGTAGCCCTTCTCCGCGTTGAACCACTTGACGGTGCCCTGAGCCATGCCTAACTCCCCTATTACTGGCCCTTGCGCAGGACCGCACTTCGCGGTCCCGGGTCAGAACTTGCGTCGGAACGCGTCGACCGCGGCTGAATGTATCTGGACCGACGCTGTCTGCAACAGGTCATTCCGACGAGAAATCTGGACATGCGAATAACGCTGAATAGCGCGAAAAGTCGCTTTATCCCAGGGCAAGTTGGACCCGACGAAGCGCACCAAAGCCCCATATCGCACACACACATTGGCCCGATGTCGACCATGGAGGAGCCCGCTCATATGCGGCGGGCAAGAACAGCGGAGGGGACTTCCCCAACCCTACCGCGCCCAACCAAGCAGAATTGCCCCCTCCGCTTTAGCGGAAGGGGCAATTCAAGGGTTGCGCGTGTCAGCTACCGACTGGTCAACTGACGGGTCAACCGGCGGGCCGGAACCAGCCGGTCAGCAGCCGGTCAGCAGCCGCCGGCGACGGCCGGGATGATCGAGACGCCGGCGCCGTCCGGGGTCGCCGTCTGCAGCCCGCCCTCGAAGCGCACGTCGTCGTCGTTGACGTAGACGTTCACGAAGCGGCGCAGCTTGCCCTGGTCGTCCAGGACGCGCGCGGCGATGCCCGGGTGGTTCTTCTCCAGGGACTCGATGACCTCGGCGAGGGTCGCGCCCTCGGCGGGCACCTCGGCCTGGCCGCCGGTGTAGGTGCGCAGGATGGTGGGGATGCGGACGTTGACGCTCATGGCGCTACTGCCTTTCCGGTGTGCAGGGGGAGGGTCGGGCCGTCAGGCCAGGCCGGCGGCGCGGAACGCGTCCAGGCTCGGCCGGATGGTGGCGGTCTGCCCGCTGTCCGCGGCCACCGCCTCCAGGGTCTTGAGGCCGTCGCCGGTGTTCAGGACCACTGTGGTCAGAGCGGGGTCGAGCTGCCCATTCTCGATGAGCTTCTTCGTCACTCCGACGGTCACGCCGCCCGCGGTCTCGGCGAAGATGCCCTCGGTCTGCGCGAGCAGCTTGATGGCGTCAACGACCTGCTCGTCGTTGACGTCCTCGACGAAGCCTCCGGTGCGGCGGGCGATGTCCAGCACGTACGGGCCGTCGGCCGGGTTGCCGATCGCCAGGGACTTGGCGATGGTGTTCGGCTTCTGCGGGCGGACCACCTCGTGGCCGGCCTTGAAGGCGGTGGACACCGGGGAGCAGCCCTCGGCCTGGGCGCCGAAGATCTTGTACGGCTTGTCCTCGACCAGACCCAGCTTGATGAGCTCCTGCAGACCCTTGTCGATCTTCGTCAGCTGCGAGCCGGAGGCGATCGGGATCACGATCTGGTCGGGCAGCTGCCAGCCGAGCTGCTCGCAGATCTCGTACGCCAGGGTCTTGGAGCCCTCGCCGTAGTACGGGCGGAGGTTGACGTTGACGAAGCCCCAGCCCTCGCCCAGCGGGTCGCCGATGAGCTCGGAGCAGAAGCGGTTGACGTCGTCGTAGTTGCCCTCGATGCCGACCAGGTCGCCGCCGTAGACACCGGCCATGACGACCTTGCCCTGCTCCAGGTCGTACGGGATGAACACGCAGGACCGGAAGCCGGAGCGGGCGGCTGCGGCGCCGACGGCGCCGGCCAGGTTGCCGGTGGAGGAGCAGGAGAGGGTGGTGAAGCCGAAGGCGCGGGCGGCCTCGACGGCGATCGCGACAACGCGGTCCTTGAAGGAGTGCGTCGGGTTGCCGGAGTCGTCCTTGACGTAGAGCTTGCCGGTGACGCCCAGCTCCTTGGCCAGGTTCGCGGCGTCCACGAGCTTGGTGAAGCCGGGGTTCAGGTTCGGCTTGGCGGCGACGTCGGCCGGGACGGGCAGCAGCGGGGCGTAGCGCCAGATGTTGTCGGGGCCGGCCTCGATGGCGGCGCGGAGGGCTTCCGGGTCGCCGGTGGGCAGCTCGTAGGCGACTTCCAGCGGACCGAAGCACTCGGCACAGGCGAAAATGGGACCGAGGTCG
This window harbors:
- a CDS encoding cold-shock protein — its product is MAQGTVKWFNAEKGYGFIAVDGGADVFVHYSAIQMDGYRTLEEGQRVEFEISQGQKGPQADMVKLAV
- a CDS encoding MoaD/ThiS family protein — translated: MSVNVRIPTILRTYTGGQAEVPAEGATLAEVIESLEKNHPGIAARVLDDQGKLRRFVNVYVNDDDVRFEGGLQTATPDGAGVSIIPAVAGGC
- the thrC gene encoding threonine synthase; this encodes MAAQTVATSVDLGPAVALSCRECGTRFDLGPIFACAECFGPLEVAYELPTGDPEALRAAIEAGPDNIWRYAPLLPVPADVAAKPNLNPGFTKLVDAANLAKELGVTGKLYVKDDSGNPTHSFKDRVVAIAVEAARAFGFTTLSCSSTGNLAGAVGAAAARSGFRSCVFIPYDLEQGKVVMAGVYGGDLVGIEGNYDDVNRFCSELIGDPLGEGWGFVNVNLRPYYGEGSKTLAYEICEQLGWQLPDQIVIPIASGSQLTKIDKGLQELIKLGLVEDKPYKIFGAQAEGCSPVSTAFKAGHEVVRPQKPNTIAKSLAIGNPADGPYVLDIARRTGGFVEDVNDEQVVDAIKLLAQTEGIFAETAGGVTVGVTKKLIENGQLDPALTTVVLNTGDGLKTLEAVAADSGQTATIRPSLDAFRAAGLA